One genomic segment of Paenibacillus durus includes these proteins:
- a CDS encoding class II lanthipeptide, LchA2/BrtA2 family, with translation MISMKNSKIRNEFLKTSKTVGVVTEEELKMLTGGAGDVNPETTILTTSSWTCITAGVTVSASLCPTTKCTSQC, from the coding sequence ATGATTTCTATGAAAAATTCGAAGATCCGTAATGAGTTTCTGAAAACTAGTAAAACTGTAGGTGTAGTTACAGAGGAAGAATTGAAAATGCTCACTGGGGGAGCAGGCGATGTAAATCCGGAAACTACTATACTGACTACATCTTCATGGACTTGTATTACAGCGGGAGTAACGGTGTCGGCAAGCCTTTGCCCAACTACCAAATGCACTAGCCAATGCTAA
- a CDS encoding plantaricin C family lantibiotic: MYDKALVTAWKNPMARKGLGAIHHPSGDVLAELKEEDLQDFTGGFDTNTLTTSTSILISMTLGNNGWVCTATKECMPSCN; encoded by the coding sequence ATGTACGACAAAGCATTGGTAACAGCATGGAAAAACCCGATGGCGAGAAAAGGCCTTGGTGCTATCCATCATCCTTCCGGTGATGTATTAGCGGAACTGAAAGAAGAAGACTTGCAGGATTTTACTGGTGGTTTTGACACCAACACTTTGACTACAAGCACAAGCATCTTGATCAGCATGACACTGGGCAACAATGGTTGGGTTTGTACAGCCACCAAAGAATGTATGCCTAGCTGCAACTAA